A DNA window from Hordeum vulgare subsp. vulgare chromosome 1H, MorexV3_pseudomolecules_assembly, whole genome shotgun sequence contains the following coding sequences:
- the LOC123406247 gene encoding uncharacterized protein LOC123406247: MANEAGGSAQPNNNSEGPKSYEEPRERGPNLVKGLERITRRRQGKLPLVIPEGKLRPESPLLAAKFATECNVIVGHHLPVFKRWKDYKDVHGNVRDGIFRNFIGKVGMDVADVSVRKACTEMLKIATRQQRHRLKKEFFDPHPLHLVTRTSPVPSMTDEQWNEVVESWKDPKKMGLSEINKNNRAQVKFHHTTGAHSYGVHNNNLGDKYKDKEPDALDLFKEFHYSKKKKCYSDLVQAAITEMENKTSQPTEDDPQSKSATEVVAEVLAKHTKKPRFLQHVGIHHVHARSSSSNREAELAAENRNLELQERVDTLTKLLKESEEARIRQAEDNMKRDEENRKKQAEMDKKLDFLLSHMQPRSAQE; the protein is encoded by the exons atGGCCAACGAAGCTGGTGGAAGTGCCCAACCAAACAACAACTCCGAAG GTCCAAAATCTTATGAGGAGCCAAGGGAAAGGGGCCCCAATTTGGTAAAAGGCCTAGAAAGGATCACTCGACGTCGGCAGGGTAAACTGCCGCTTGTCATTCCAGAAGGAAAATTAAGGCCGGAGTCACCTCTTCTTGCTGCAAAGTTTGCAACTGAATGCAATGTCATAGTGGGACACCATTTGCCTGTGTTTAAGCGATGGAAGGATTACAAGGATGTACATGGAAATGTGCGAGATGGGATCTTCAGGAACTTTATAGGCAAAGTTGGT ATGGATGTAGCTGATGTGTCAGTTAGGAAGGCTTGTACAGAAATGTTGAAAATCGCGACTCGCCAACAACGACACAGGCTCAAAAAAGAATTTTTTGATCCTCACCCACTCCATCTGGTGACAAGAACTTCTCCTGTCCCCTCAATGACTGATGAGCAGTGGAATGAGGTGGTGGAAAGCTGGAAGGATCCCAAAAAGATG GGGCTATCTGAAATTAACAAAAATAATCGAGCTCAAGTTAAGTTTCACCACACTACTGGGGCACACAGCTACGGAGTGCACAATAATAATCTT ggAGACAAATACAAAGATAAAGAACCTGATGCCTTGGATTTGTTCAAGGAGTTCCACtatagcaagaaaaagaaatgctACAGTGATCTTGTGCAAGCTGCAATT ACTGAGATGGAAAACAAGACCTCTCAACCTACAGAAGATGATCCTCAATCTAAGTCTGCAACCGAGGTTGTAGCTGAAGTGCTTGCTAAGCAcactaagaagccaaggtttcttcAACATGTGGGGATCCACCACGTCCATGCGAGATCTAGTTCTAGCAATAGGGAAGCGGAATTGGCTGCGGAGAATAGGAATCTTGAACTTCAGGAACGTGTGGACACCTTGACCAAGTTGCTGAAGGAATCCGAAGAAGCAAGGATTAGGCAAGCCGAGGACAACATGAAGAGAGATGAGGAGAACAGGAAGAAGCAAGCTGAGATGGACAAAAAACTTGACTTTTTGCTAAGTCACATGCAACCAAGATCAGCTCAAGAGTAA